The Triticum aestivum cultivar Chinese Spring chromosome 6D, IWGSC CS RefSeq v2.1, whole genome shotgun sequence genomic sequence CACTCGCATCCTCCTCTGACAACCACCACCGCATCTGGTCTCCGTCTCCCCCCTCGCCggtcctcgtcgccggcgatggaGCCGCGgccttccccgccgccgcagccgccgaccCTCACGGCGCAGGAGTGGGAGCACCTCCTCGACGACTTCTCCTCCCCCCCACCCCGCCGCGACCGGTGGCTCCACCTGCCGCTGCTGGACCTGGCGCTCTCCTCCCTCCCCCGCCGCGACCTCCCCTCCcacctcaagccgctcctgctcgccttcgtcgacgaccacctcctccctccctccgccCCCGCGCGGCAActcccgctcctcctcgcctcgctCCTCGCCTTCCCCGCCGACCACCCGCTCCGCGACCACCtcgtcgccaccgccgcctccgccttcGCGTCCGCTCTCTCCGCCCCGCTGGCCGACCCCGAGGGGGAGGCCCCGCCGCTCGCGGGGCTCGTCGgcgcgctcctcgccgccgccaaccGCCCCAACCACGCCACCGACCGCGCCGCGCGCGCCCTCGCCTGCGACGCGCTCAGGGCGCTGGACGAGGCCCTGCCGGGGCTCCTCGCCGACGTGCTCGGCCACGCCTACGCGCTCGCCTCCGCCGAGCGCTCCCCCGCCGCGCAGTCCTACATCCTCCTGCTCGCCTCCGCCGCGCGCGGCGCCGTCCGCCTCGGCAGGCTCGGATCCAGCGCCTCCATCCTCGCCGTCTCCGGCCCGCCCGTTCCATTCTCAGTGCCTGCGCACCTCctctcctcaccgccgccgctcgcttCTGCCGCACCCCCGTCGGAGCAGAACGTGAGGGAGATCAGGAAGGTGCTCGCGCTGGTCATGGAGAGGCCGCAGGTGCTGACGCCCGCGGCGGCAATGGAGGTCACGGCCATCGTCGCGGAGGTGGCGACGGCGGTGCTGGAGTGGGCGCCGGCCATCGCGGCGCATGTCAAAGTGCAGTTCAGTGGGATGGCGTATTCGTCGAGCCCGATGCTGCTGCACTCGGTGCTCACGCTGTTCGCGAAGTTCCCCGATGCGTTTGGAGCTGAGGATGAGCGCAAGATGGCGCGCCGCCTAGCTTCGGCTGCCTGCGAGGCGCACCGGCCACTGCCAGTGCGATTGCTGGTGTTGCATTGGCTGCTTGGGTCTGGGAGGTTCAGAGATTCAGTGCCTGGACTTGCCAAATGGTTCTATCCTGGCATGTTTGACCCCCTGGCGCTCAAGGCCAAGAAGCTGGACTGCCTTGGATTTGTTGCTGCTACCGTTGACAGTGATAAGGTTGAAGGAGGCAGTTACGGCCAGCAGACAACCGAGTTCATCGATGATGGCTTAGTCTGTGTTTCGGCCTTCAGGTGGCTCCCGGCATGGAGTACTGAGACAAGTGTTGCGTTCCGAGCGCTGCACAGGGTCTTGGTCGGCGCTGCTCCTCACGGCACGAATGACAAGGGTTGCTCCGGAGCTGGTGAGCTCCTGAATTCAACTACCTTCCACCATTTCCAGGTAGAAATTACGGAGATAGTTAACGATAGGCACACTCATCAACTTGCAGGACCCTCACTTCATCACATTGCAATGGAATTTAGTGAATGCTAAGTTTGTGTGTCATCTTTATGCAGGCTATGCTGGTTGATATGGCATCAGAACATCGGAGTTTAGTCCCAGTCATTGCTGATTTCATCAACCGCCTGCTAGCATGCACCACACATCGGTGGGTGGGGGAACAGTTGCTCCGAACCTTTGATGAGTGCCTGCTTCCGAGGCTTGAACCGGGCTACCAGCTCGCATCTTACTACCCTCTTTTTGAGAAGATTGCACAGAATGAGGCAGTCCCTCAGCTCCGCCTAATTGAATTGCTCACCAAGCAGATGGTTTGTCTTGCCAAGAAGCATGACCCGGACACAGAACTGAAGTCCTGGTCTCAGGGCAGCAAGGTTGTGGGCATTTGTCGTATCATGCTGAAGCACCATCACAGCTCTCATATATTCCTTCCCCTGACCCACCTACTCGTGCGCACCATCGAGTCATTCCCAGACCTAGAGATCCGGGACCATGCAAGGTATCttcatcttttttttcttcttcttaaaatCAGGCACACATAATTCTGGCATAGCTTTGCTTGTGTTATCTGTTTCCCTAGCCTTCTCACTGCTTGAAATGATTCGTCCAGGATATGTTTGCGGATGTTGTCTTGCATTCCTGGCAAAAAACTGAGGAATCTCATGGGGATTGGAGAGCAACCCACACCCTCGCATCCGGGTTCCATGTTTGATGACCCATCAGAACGTCCTGCTCAAGATCCTAGCAGCATGCCTGCTTTGGCATCGTACATTCATCTTGAAAGAGTTGTGCCTCTGGTTGTGAAGCAGTCATGGGCCCTCACATTGCCTAATTTCAGTGTCCAGAGCAGAGCGTCTGGTCACATCATAAGTATACAGGATGTGAGTGTGACTCCTCCAGAGCAAGAAAAGCCACCACAGCCTACCATCGAGAGAATTGGCTATACACAAGAAGCGCTACGCGTGATGGATTCAAAGGGGGCTGAAACTTTGGAAATCCTTAGAAGGCACTTTTCATGCATTCCTGAGTACCTGCACTCATCTGGTGGTCTCAAAGTCAAAATACATTGCACATTTAGATTTGATTCAGAGCCATTTAACAGAGCTTGGGTATCTGATTCACCTGTTCCAAGTTCTGAAGGGGAAGATGAGTTGCCTGCCCTTTATGCAGTGACGATTACCTTGTCATCCAGTGCACAGTTTGGAAAAATTCCCTCATGTCATGTGCCTTTCCTTTTGGGTGAGCCTCCAGCTTCCGGTGTGGACATTGTCCCCGTAGATAACTGCCACCAGGAAGAATCAAGTTACCGGGCATCAGTAATGATAGAACTGGAGCCTCGAGAGCCATCACCTGGTCTTATTGACGTCGAAATCGCAGCAAACACAGAGAACTGCCAAGTCATTTGTGGTTCTCTTAAGCCCATTACAGTTGGCATCGAGGACATGTTTTTGAAGGCCAGTGTACCtcctgatactccaaaagatggtACAGCTGAGTATTACCAGGACCTGTTTCATGCTCTATGGGAGGCCTGTAACAGTTCCTCTAACACAGGCCGTGAGACATTCCCTTTGAGTGGAGGGAAAGGGTTAGCTGCAATCAGTGGAACCCGGTCTGTCAAGCTTCTTGAGGTGACTCCAAAGGTTCTGATAGGAGCTCTTGAGAAATACCTGGCTCCCTTTGTTGTCAGTGTTGCTGGGCGTTCACTTATCACCATTCTAAGAGGTAATGGACTCATTGAGAATGTCGTGTGGGAAGAAAGTGACTCAGATGCTGCTGTTGGTGCTGATGCATTGGTTCCATACTCCATGGAAAACAATCTCCAGCTTCAGCACATCGATGATGACGAAATTGGGATCGGTGCGCAGAGGTTTGCTCATTTAAGCAAGAGGGATATGGGTGTCGTGCGCGTCCTGATATTCCTGCCACCCAGGTATCACCTCCTCTTCTCAATGGAAGTAGGCTATGCCTCCACGCTGGTCAGGATAAGAACAGATCATTGGCCATGTTTGGCATATGTTGATGAATATTTGGAGGCGTTGCTGCAATAGTGAAGGTTTCTCTGGCCAAGAGTCTTCAGTTTTGTACCTTATGTAACAGTAAAGAGCATACAAATGCAAGCTGTTGTTTTTTCCCATTTTCCGGGGGCTTCTTTTTCTGTACCATGAAGTCTGGAGCGTCATTCTTTCTGCGGATTCAGAAGTGTAATTTCCAGTGGAGAGGGCAATTTTGTTCATTGGCCATCATCTAGAATATGGGATTGTTTATAGGTTGAAATCAACTTTCCATCCTATGTTACTTCACTGGCTATGTAAAGTTGAGGTTTTCTTTCATGTTGATCTGTGAAAAGAGCAACTTGTGGTAATCAGTGTCCATTTGCAACAAATTTGTAAGTCTTCAGTGTTCAGTCAAGTTGAACTTCTTCCTTCAGTATGGCCTGGGGTATGCATAAGTTCAAGATCAGTTCCAATGTTCCACAGGATATTTCCAGTAAGTTTTACCCTCAGCTTCAGCAGTAATATCCTCCGCCTGTATCGTCATGGTTATTGCAGTAGATAATCAGGGCAAATATCAGAGAGAAAATTGCGACTTTAGAATCTAGGAGTTGCAATACAAATTATTGAACTGCAATATGTCTGAAATCGAGACTGGGGCGTTACAGTTCCATTATGTGCTATCTTTTGGCTCTATGATGTCATATTTGGTGATTCTAATTCTTCAAAGTCAGCCTACAATTCTTTATCTGCAATACAGCCTGATCTTAAACCAGTGAATTTTGGCCCCAGGGGTATTTCCTATAATCATCTTCTTGATGAAAACCTTCCTAACAATCCTGCTGAGCAGAAGTGGTCAATGTATGTAATTCTTTATTTTTACTTATTATATTAGGCGTTGATGTTAATAGCTAAATTGGCAACCTGAGGCTCCAAAACGTCACGGGTTCAAAGTTCAAACATACAAATTGCAGTAATTATTATCTGTATTTTCTGGGCAGTTTTGTTCATTGGTCATTTATCATGAACAACGCAAGTTCGCATCATATGTTACGTCAATTCTGTTCTATTTGGAGTCTCCCACCAGCCATGTGAAAAGTTGAGGTTTGCTTCCTTGTTGGTTTGTGAAAAGTGCAGATCATGGCAATTACGTACTCAAATGTCCTGGGAAGAATATCTGGCAAAGTTAAGATGCTTGATTAGCTAGCCTGATTCAGTTAAACAGAGTACAGTATGTAGCAATAACAGTTCGGGACTTGATATGGGCACTCAATCCTTATACATTCCCATGTCCATATAACATGCCATTCTGTTGTGACTGCATATCCTCCTGGTTGTAACTGGCCGGCCATTTTCTCTTAAAAACTTATCACGTGGTCTCCGGTCCCTATAAAATACTACTAGCCACCAACTTGGTAAAGTACAATACCATACAATAGGAACAGTCGTTCCAAAGAGCAGTCCATAGATGTAGTTGgtgaaaaaaataaagaaatgatTAAGCCTGCAACTTGCTTAAGAACACGTGTGATACCCTACAATAGGAACTCAAGTGAGGTCCACAAGTACTTGGTCAAGTCAAATAAAATATGACACCCTTGCAAGTGTTATTGTAGGTATTTATACAGTAAATAAAGGACCCTTTCAAGCAAGTTGTATATATAATAATGTGTGTATACAAGGTGTTCGGTAGGCAATTGGTGACTTCGTGATTCAACTAAACAAAGTATATTATGCAGTACTAACATTTTTGAACTCGATATAGGCACTCAATCCTTGATCGATTGCCAATGTACATATAAGTATATGCCATTTAGTTGTGACCGCATATCTGCCTGTCCGCGGCTTGGCCACTCGTTGTTAAAAACTCATTCGTCGGTCCGGTCCCCATAAAATACTAGCTGGACAACAACCTGGTAACATGCTATACCATACTACATACAATATGACAAACTTAGCAAGAGATGTACATAGTTAATCAAGTCAAGCAAAAAAGAGATTAGGCCAAAACATTGGCTCTTGAAAATGTTATATGATTAAATTAAAAAAGGACACTTTTAAGCAAGTGGTATAAGAAAAGTTGAGTAGGCAAGTGAGGGCTGAAATTATAAATGTGTAGATACATACAGAAGTGGTTCGTGGACCAGCCAGTAGCATAATTAGCTAGTGTGCATGTGACAGAGAGGGGAGATCAAGGGAGAACTCATGGGCTACTCAGGCGCTGTGCAATGGTGGGACGAGTGGCAGCTGCGCATCCTCGTGCTTGGTAGCCTGGTGATTCAGTATGTCCTCCTCGCTGCTTCCGTCGCGCGTAAGTTCCCCATCAGATCCTGGTTTAGACCCTTCATCTGGCTAGCGTACCTGGGCAACGATGCTGTTGCAATCTATGCGCTCGCCACCCTCTTCAACCGCCACAGGAAGCCACAGCAGGAGAATggagatggcggcagcagcatcctGGAGGTGTTGTGGGCGCCTATCCTCCTgatacaccttggtggacaagatGGCATAACCGCCTACAACATCGAGGACAATGAGTTGTGGACGCGGCACATCCTCACCTCGGTGTCTCAGGTCACCGTGGCCATCTACGTCTTCTGGAAATCATGGCCAGGCAACGACACAAGACTCTTGCAGGCGGCAATATTGCTTTTCATCCCCGGCATCCTCAAATGCTTCGAGAAGCCCTTGGCTCTCAATAGAGCTAGCGTTAACAGCCTTGTCAGCTCCAGCGAGCCAATTCGGAGATCAATAAACACACAGAACCTCAAAATTGATCCACTTGCAGATTTCATTGAGAAAGCAACCAGTCCTGCTGAGGAGAATAGTTATCTTTTGACAGCAGCCACGCCGGTGGACTTCACTCCCTATAAGCTATTTGTGGACTTTGCATCTCCTTCTGCTAATGATCGGATCAGGATGCTGCTGTCCTTCTCAGCACTGAATGACAACTATGCTATTGTAAGCTGCAGCATTGGCTCTCTGAGACATTTCAGCTCCTCTACACCAAAGAAAAGATGTTCTCCATTGAGTCTGGCTTTGCAGGCCGCTCCAGTAGCAGTGTCCATGCCCGTGAGAGCATATCGGAGCAAATAGTCGGCTTGCTTGTTGCTTTTGTTCGCGTATCTGGTATGTACCTTCCGTTCGCAGCCGTAGCCCTCTTCCACCATAGTCACAGAGAAGTTTATAGTAAAGATGATGCCAAGGTTACATATGCCTTGCTCTGTTGCACTGCTGTCCTGGAGGGTTATGCCATGCCCCTAAGGGGCATCACAAGGGACACAGAAACTCTGAGGCCAACACAAGTCAAGCCTATATTTGATGATATGGTTTCCCAGTACAACCTTATAGGTCTCTTTGTCCGCAACAGAAAGCACTCCATGATGATGAGGATTGTGGGAGTCTTGGGATGTACCAACTTCCTTCAGCGACGTTGGCACATGAAGTCTTGCTCCTCATCCTTCAGCATTACAAAGTTAGTGCTCAAGTATGTGAAAGGAGGGTGGGGGCATCACATAAGAGATGTTTCCAGTTACAGGAAGTTCAATGATAACAGGGGCCAGTTTAGTCTTGGGCGTGAAGGGTGCTACCAGGAACTGGGCTGGAGCTTAGAGGGCGCATTTGACGAGAGTGTTCTTCTCTGGCATCTCGCCACAGATTTCTGTTACTACCACACGGGTGTATCTCACTCTCACCACAGACGGCTGTGCACGCAAGATTCATGTCCTCATGCTTGGTGTGAAGGATCTGGTCATCACAAGAGGGCCATCCAGTGCAGAGAAATGTCCAACTACATGATGTACCTACTGTTTGTGAATCCTGAAATGCTAATGGCAGGCACCAGAAGGAACCTTTTCACGACCGCCTACGACGAACTGAAGGGCATCATTATCC encodes the following:
- the LOC123146342 gene encoding uncharacterized protein; the protein is MEPRPSPPPQPPTLTAQEWEHLLDDFSSPPPRRDRWLHLPLLDLALSSLPRRDLPSHLKPLLLAFVDDHLLPPSAPARQLPLLLASLLAFPADHPLRDHLVATAASAFASALSAPLADPEGEAPPLAGLVGALLAAANRPNHATDRAARALACDALRALDEALPGLLADVLGHAYALASAERSPAAQSYILLLASAARGAVRLGRLGSSASILAVSGPPVPFSVPAHLLSSPPPLASAAPPSEQNVREIRKVLALVMERPQVLTPAAAMEVTAIVAEVATAVLEWAPAIAAHVKVQFSGMAYSSSPMLLHSVLTLFAKFPDAFGAEDERKMARRLASAACEAHRPLPVRLLVLHWLLGSGRFRDSVPGLAKWFYPGMFDPLALKAKKLDCLGFVAATVDSDKVEGGSYGQQTTEFIDDGLVCVSAFRWLPAWSTETSVAFRALHRVLVGAAPHGTNDKGCSGAGELLNSTTFHHFQAMLVDMASEHRSLVPVIADFINRLLACTTHRWVGEQLLRTFDECLLPRLEPGYQLASYYPLFEKIAQNEAVPQLRLIELLTKQMVCLAKKHDPDTELKSWSQGSKVVGICRIMLKHHHSSHIFLPLTHLLVRTIESFPDLEIRDHARICLRMLSCIPGKKLRNLMGIGEQPTPSHPGSMFDDPSERPAQDPSSMPALASYIHLERVVPLVVKQSWALTLPNFSVQSRASGHIISIQDVSVTPPEQEKPPQPTIERIGYTQEALRVMDSKGAETLEILRRHFSCIPEYLHSSGGLKVKIHCTFRFDSEPFNRAWVSDSPVPSSEGEDELPALYAVTITLSSSAQFGKIPSCHVPFLLGEPPASGVDIVPVDNCHQEESSYRASVMIELEPREPSPGLIDVEIAANTENCQVICGSLKPITVGIEDMFLKASVPPDTPKDGTAEYYQDLFHALWEACNSSSNTGRETFPLSGGKGLAAISGTRSVKLLEVTPKVLIGALEKYLAPFVVSVAGRSLITILRGNGLIENVVWEESDSDAAVGADALVPYSMENNLQLQHIDDDEIGIGAQRFAHLSKRDMGVVRVLIFLPPRYHLLFSMEVGYASTLVRIRTDHWPCLAYVDEYLEALLQ
- the LOC123142811 gene encoding uncharacterized protein; this translates as MGYSGAVQWWDEWQLRILVLGSLVIQYVLLAASVARKFPIRSWFRPFIWLAYLGNDAVAIYALATLFNRHRKPQQENGDGGSSILEVLWAPILLIHLGGQDGITAYNIEDNELWTRHILTSVSQVTVAIYVFWKSWPGNDTRLLQAAILLFIPGILKCFEKPLALNRASVNSLVSSSEPIRRSINTQNLKIDPLADFIEKATSPAEENSYLLTAATPVDFTPYKLFVDFASPSANDRIRMLLSFSALNDNYAIVSCSIGSLRHFSSSTPKKRCSPLSLALQAAPVAVSMPVRAYRSK